The DNA window CTTAATCTAGTGGAGATCAGTCTCCTTAATCTGGTGGAGATCGGTTTTTTTTATGAAAGAAAGTCAAGAACCTAGATTTAGTCCATATGTGTTGTGTCTATTTTATGTTTGTTATTTAGTCTGTCAGGATTCATCCCAAGACAATGTTGTCAACCCATTGTTGTTTGGCGTTTGTTTGTTGTTCTAGAGTCCTGGTGCCTACTTTCCTTGACTCCAATTTGTAATTTCGTAGGTTGCTATTGCTGCACTAGGTGTAATTTACTATCATGGAGTGAATTGTTGGGGGTTTTTaatcttttcaaaacaaaacaaaaaaaaaagatattgttTGATTCGCAGAATCCAACTTtcttagaataaaaaaaaaatttgcaataaTTTCTATGTTTAGTTGGTGGAATCATTAAAAtcttaaatttcaaaataaagctAGATTACTTCTAGAAGGAAGAGTTATCATTTCCTCCCAAAAAAGTGAGGAATCCTTCTTGAATATTGAGAATTctcacttatttttaattaaatatctaTAAGACCCTCCtgaaaaacacataattttgacaatttcctttttatatttccttttcctttttcttttttttttttaatttttaatctggatattcaaattaaagtgttattttttaatttaaaattgttATATAATATGAAATAATTGTTTAATATAGTATTTTAAATTATATGTGATAATAAGGATATATTATTAATCTAAACATTACTCTATTGTAATTTTTACTCTAACTTTGGCCAATGAAACCAATAGTGTCAAAAATATAGTATGATAGTGTTATACAAACATTAGCAAAAAATTAGGTTGCTGAGAAAATAGTGTAGGATTTTAAATCCTAATTTGTGAATAACAAATGCGTGGTCTTTATGTTATATTGTGTCTATTCTGTCTACAACAATGTACGCTTGAAGTAGGATACTCGAGCAATTTTtcatattgtgtttgtactaaATGCAACAATGTAACCTTGGAGTACGTTACTCTGAACGTATCAGATGGTTTGAGATCTCAACTATTTTTATCCATCATGGTATCTGATAATCTAAACGATTATATTGGGTGGCTTTTTTATCTGCTAAATATTATCTTAAATATCCTATGGTGTCAAATAGATATagattttatcttaatttaatcaCTGATGACAAATCATTTTTATCTCAAATAAAATCCTTATCTCATGGTAGTTATTGCTTGATAAACTTTATGGATGGATACTTATCTTAAGTTGTTATACTTGATTAACAAATAAGTTTTCGTAGTCAGTTTGGGTATAAAGCATACAAAAATCAGTTCTGGTATAGAAAATCAAGCTTCGtgtatttccttatttctttctTGTATTTGAACAATGAGTGAGAATATGTTTTaattgagagagaaatagatTAAGTGATAAGTTGAACAACTACAACTGTGGGTGTTATTATGAAATATCGTAGCAGTGAAGAGCTTGATGTGAAAAGTTAGTTTATGTTGATGGATTCCAAAACAATTGCAGCTAAGGTGGATTCCTGTTGTATTGAGGCATATGTTGAATTCAAATGTATTAAAGGTTTTAAGTGACGTTAAGTAATTATTTTGTAATCTTAATTCATCATAGTGGATTGCTTCAAAGGTTTGATCGCTTCGTAGACTCGAGATTTTCCCATTTCGAGTTTCCTCATAAAATTGTAGTGATTGATTCGTTTATTATTTCACACTCATTTTTCCCAACTATTGATTATCTGAGTGTGTGAGCATACTTGTTgtcaagtggtatcggagcaggttatcAATTATGAAAAATCAatcaacaaattcaaaattcaatgacacaaattctCTCTATTGGAAAGCTCAAATGAGAGTTTATCTAAAATCAATTGATAAGCGAGTTTGGCTAGCTATTACAAATGGATATATAGATCCAACAACTACAAGCACCAAAGGCGCGACTATTCCCAAAGGTACAACTGAATGGACTAAGGTAGATTATGAAAAAGCATGATGGAACAACAAAGCTGTAAATGTTCTCTTTGGTGCAGTATCAGTTAATGAATTTCAGAGGATATCTCACTATGAAATTGTTAAAACAACACGTGATATTTTGGTTGTAACACACAAAAGAACTTCCATTGTTAAACATGCTGAATTGCAATGACTaacaattatttttgaaaatctcataaTGGAGGAGGATAAAACCATCCATGAGTTCTATGCCAAACTTAGTGATGTTGTGAACTCATCACACAATCTGAGGGAAACTAATATCTTCCACCAAAATAGTTAGGAAAATTCGAAGGTCTCTTCCCAAACGATTATGATAGGTCGGGATTTGGGGACTTCGCAATTCTTTAAAGTCTACAGTTCACATCTAATTATGGAGAAACAGTCAgataagttttaaaaattaaaaaaacaaaaaatagtcaaaaaagttttaaaaatgaaaaaaaaaatcaaaatgtgatatgatgtgacacacctcctaaaccattgaattcaaattgtaTACTGTTAtcattttaaatgaattgcTAGATCTGATAGCCCCCTTCTAAATCAAAAGGCTATCAAAAAAGATCATTTAATTGTGTTGGAGGTCCAACCTCATGTGCGTAGTAGACAACTCAAAAACTaattcaaataaaacaaaaaaaaataaaaattagaagaTCACGTTTACAATTGTGATATATGAAGAATTCAAATTGGATTTGAAGACTAGTCCGGTTCTTGATATAATGGCGCATTAATGTGGAGGTGACAAATCTCCATGCGGGTACGCGAGTTAATGTGATTAATTTTGACATGCAACGACATCTCAGAATTGCTTCCTATAAATAGACGTGTTTTGAACGGTTGAGCTATGTGGGTGGTACATTGACAGAGCAGTGCGTTAGGCGACCTTCATAGAGAAAGTGCAGAGACAATCATAAAAGTAGAAAATTTTACAGAGTGAAAAGCAAAGAAAGTGTGATGTAAATATCTGAAAGATGAtgggtttagagtttagtttATAAAGGATGACAAACCTTTTATCATCAACCTGGATTTTCGATAGAGAATTAAGTCAAAATTTGCAATGTTAAACTTGAGTCTTCATCCCGtgtgacgggtattcatcaGAGTGAGTAAACACCAAGTATTTTTGGAGATTTGATAAGTTTCACCAAACTATAGTCCACTTCTCTAGTATCCAACAAAATTACTGTTGATAATTGTGATCTTATGGGAATGCTCATAGTGGTGTTGTATCCATTATTCTAAATAGTGTAACTTTCTCAGTTAAACTATGGTCCcgtgattttctttttcatgttcagCGTATTCCACGTAAAAATTTTGGTCTCTTCTGTCTGTCATTATAATTTTATTCAGGATTAATTTTCTCGGCATAATTATTCTGACATTAATCTTGGTGGGGCTGGGAAATAGTCCAtttttcttgttgttgatgTATGAATGCACGTCTATTATTCATTCACTAACGAAAACTTCATTAGCATTACAACAAATTAAGGTCTCATTTTCAAAGGATACACAAAATTATAAATAGCACAAACAAGTCATTAGGAGTTGTCTTAATTATATTGCCTTCAAGTTCCATTTTAAGTGGTCTCAGATTGTGAGTGTGTCTGTCCATATTCAAGTAAATGTCCAAATGTTTTCTGGACCAGATTATAACATGTGCACGATAAAGGTGGTCGGTCATCTTCTACAAAGAGAAGTTGAACTTGCTTTCCTTGATAGCTACAATCACAAAACATGCATTCGCTAAATCGGAGAGACAATCGTCTCGTGAATGCTTGACGCTGGTATGGTGTCAGTCGAGGAAATTTCGATAATCAAGTTAGTGAAATGACTGGGAATTTTAGTGAGAGAAATAGTAATTAATACCTCTAAAAAAGAATCACTCCAAGGTATTAAAACACTTACATACAATACTTAtcatgatatatattttttcattacTGGTTCGTTGTGAAGCCCATTGAATACACTAACCTACAATACTAATCGCCAGTAATCTCATTCACGAACAAGTGAATGTTCTGATCGGACGAGCCACCACCGGCCACCGCCTCCCTCGTCACCCTCTTCAAGTCCGCAgctttaattttaatttcttccGACTTTGGTCCATCCATAATTTCTCTAATACATTTCTCAACTTCTTGACAACTAACCAGTCCATCTTGGCTTGGCTTAATTCTTAGACCAATGCGGAAAACATCTGTAATAAGCTTAGCATTTGTGGGCTGGTCGGTCCATTGCGGGTACGCAATCACAGGCACGCCTGCAACAATTGTTTCCAATGTGGAATTCCATCCACAATGTGTTAAAAAACAAGCGATGGCGGAATGCGCTAGAACTTTTGCTTGTGGACTCCAAGACACTATAAGCCCTTGATTTTTGGTCTCTTCAACAAAACCTGATGGCACCTCACCTGCACCATCTGATGAGGGCACATCAGGTTTCCTAACAACCCAAAGAAATGGACGGTTTGTGCTCTTTAGAGCCCCCGCTATAGTCTCCATTTCTTTAGCCGATAACACAGAAATACTACCAAAGGATACGTAGATGACTGAAGaagatttttgtttgtttaaccATTCAATGCATGTGTCTTCAGATTTCCACATTTCAACGCCCACATCTTGATCTTGATCTTCTCCAAGCAGTGATGGAGGGACTAATGGCCCGACCGGATGAATTCGGGATAGATCGGAGAATGAATCAATCACATCTTTTTCAAGCTCATAGACTGAATTGCCCAGCACCCACTTGTACTTCTTCATGTTTTGGAACATATCAGAGAATAGTTTGGGGAAGCTACCAAATGGATTTGATGGAAGAACAAAAGAAGGCAAATCTTGAGTCTCTAATGGTGGCAACCCTTGTATGTCAACACTAGTGTTGGGGTTTGTTGAGGTAGGAAATTTGTTTAAGTTGTTATAGAAGCGATAGTAGATTGTGTAAAGTGAACATGGTTGGATCCAAAGCAAGGCACAAGGGATTCCAAGCTCATTAGCCACATTAGACACCCATGGAACGAAAGGATTGTTGATTAAGCAAGAGAGTTTTTTGTGACCATTAATTGGATAATGGTGTTTGATAAGGTTTGTGAGGTTAATAGGTCCAACATCACCCATAGACTCCATGTAATTGTCCAAATTGGCTTTCCGATCGTAGTCGAGACTTAGGCCGTCGGAGAAGAAGATGAGTTTGATGCCGGAGATGGAATCAGTGGTGGCGTTTATGGTGGCGGAGTTGAGCATACGGTGGCGGGCGAGCTCAGTGGTGGCAAGTGTGGCATGGAGGCCTTTGGAGATTAGGCGCTTGCCTAGTCTTAGCATCGGGTTTATGTGACTTTGTGTCGCGAATGCAACCATTAGAACatgaatttcttcttttttctcctgtAAAGTCATCCTTCTCTCTATCAAGCGAAGAATAGAAGCATGAGAAATCAAGAGGATATGGTATCGTTTATTAATGGGAGAGTATAAATATAGATAGAGAAGTAGTACTATTTTACGTAGGCAGTGACGCCAAGTGCGTGTCCTTACTGCATGGGGTAGCCCAGTTGATGCAGCTAGGGGTgtcattcggttttcggttcggtttttaacgATAATCGAAATGTCCGATcaattcggttatgatattttagaatccataaccgaaccatatatgttcggataaccaaaccgtATTTTTCGGATCTTATCGGAtcagttttatgtttttgaagaaatgaaaaaagtatgaataaatctcaaatagagtgagaaaatagcccatgatcgattccaactccatctaaaaaagtttgataaaaattcaagataataataatgaatatattatctcatcataattaaagaaaaataaatttataagacCGAGAgtaataatatg is part of the Tripterygium wilfordii isolate XIE 37 chromosome 7, ASM1340144v1, whole genome shotgun sequence genome and encodes:
- the LOC120001896 gene encoding UDP-glycosyltransferase 84B1-like, which produces MTLQEKKEEIHVLMVAFATQSHINPMLRLGKRLISKGLHATLATTELARHRMLNSATINATTDSISGIKLIFFSDGLSLDYDRKANLDNYMESMGDVGPINLTNLIKHHYPINGHKKLSCLINNPFVPWVSNVANELGIPCALLWIQPCSLYTIYYRFYNNLNKFPTSTNPNTSVDIQGLPPLETQDLPSFVLPSNPFGSFPKLFSDMFQNMKKYKWVLGNSVYELEKDVIDSFSDLSRIHPVGPLVPPSLLGEDQDQDVGVEMWKSEDTCIEWLNKQKSSSVIYVSFGSISVLSAKEMETIAGALKSTNRPFLWVVRKPDVPSSDGAGEVPSGFVEETKNQGLIVSWSPQAKVLAHSAIACFLTHCGWNSTLETIVAGVPVIAYPQWTDQPTNAKLITDVFRIGLRIKPSQDGLVSCQEVEKCIREIMDGPKSEEIKIKAADLKRVTREAVAGGGSSDQNIHLFVNEITGD